The Scomber japonicus isolate fScoJap1 chromosome 8, fScoJap1.pri, whole genome shotgun sequence genome has a segment encoding these proteins:
- the LOC128363026 gene encoding thiosulfate sulfurtransferase/rhodanese-like domain-containing protein 2, with protein MASEESLCSEFMDWELDGSSSNGLKQEKQLSVSQRKCYSFCRRKSFAAFVASKKEGSQEEGRTSWCCCGQTFKEHSAVHKHVARTHAAEIQQLTQSAYEHLLRQLEEEPESQQENDRETEPVDISVWIPNTSHISEEQLEKGPGKVLLYYHYCEVDKPHVICAWQKALCKRLHLTGKVRVATEGINGTVGGTKVATDMYIDAMCSHPLFKMEKEDFKTSDGGAECFTELKVGVYKEIVPMGVDPDVISYQLAGIHLEPEEFHKEVEALITKGDVCSDTVLLDCRNFYESKIGQFTQCLAPNIRKFSYFPDYVDQNLELFRDKKVLMYCTGGIRCERGSAYLRSKDVCKEVYQLKGGIHKYLEHYPEGFYRGKLFVFDERYTISSNNDIISDCRYCGCPWDRYELCSTQYCCQLVLSCSSCRQDGHTACCPTCQTKGQTKRKASSVGTQYKEECECTDGRPRIPQDAQQ; from the exons ATGGCATCGGAGGAATCTCTCTGCTCAGAGTTCATGGACTGGGAACTAGATGGTTCATCCTCCAATGGATTAAAACAGGAGAAACAACTTTCTGTATCACAAAGAAAGTGCTACAGCTTCTGCAGGAGGAAG tCATTTGCTGCATTTGTGGCGTCCAAAAAGGAAGGCAgtcaggaagaaggaaggacatctTGGTGCTGCTGCGGCCAAACCTTCAAGGAACACTCAGCCGTTCACAAACACGTCGCCAGGACTCACGCGGCTGAGATTCAGCAGCTCACACAGTCAGCATACGAGCATTTATTAAGACAGCTGGAAGAAGAGCCTGAATCACAGCAGGAGAACGACCGCGAGACTGAGCCAGTGGACATTTCTGTGTGGATCCCCAACACCAGTCACATCTCTGAGGAGCAACTTGAAAA GGGTCCAGGCAAGGTTCTCCTATATTACCACTACTGTGAAGTGGACAAACCACATGTCATCTGTGCCTGGCAGAAAGCTTTGTGTAAGAGGCTCCACTTAACTGGGAAG GTGAGGGTGGCGACTGAAGGGATCAACGGGACGGTTGGTGGCACCAAAGTGGCCACTGACATGTACATCGACGCAATGTGTTCTCATCCTCTCTTCAAGATGGAGAAAGAAGATTTTAAG acaaGCGATGGTGGTGCAGAGTGTTTTACAGAACTGAAGGTCGGGGTCTATAAGGAAATTGTTCCGATGGGAGTCGATCCTGATGTCATCTCCTACCAACTGGCAG GAATTCATTTGGAGCCTGAAGAGTTTCATAAAGAAGTGGAAGCTCTAATAACTAAAGGGGATGTGTGCAGTGACACCGTCCTCCTGGACTGCCGCAACTTTTATGAGAGTAAAATT GGGCAGTTTACTCAGTGTCTGGCTCCAAACATCCGTAAATTCAGCTACTTCCCCGACTACGTTGACCAGAACCTCGAACTCTTCAGAGACAAGAAGGTCCTCATGTACTGCACAGGAGGGATCCGCTGTGAGCGCGGCTCTGCCTACCTCCGCTCCAAA GATGTGTGTAAAGAGGTTTACCAGCTAAAAGGTGGGATTCACAAGTACCTGGAACATTACCCAGAGGGCTTCTATCGAGGGAAACTTTTCGTCTTCGATGAGCGCTACACCATCTCCTCcaacaatgacatcatctcaG ACTGCAGGTACTGTGGATGTCCCTGGGATCGGTATGAACTCTGCTCCACTCAGTACTGCTGCCAGCTGGTTCTGTCCTGTAGCAGCTGCAGACAGGATGGACACACCGCCTGCTGCCCCACCTGCCAAACCAAAGGACAAACTAAGAGAAAGGCATCCTCTGTCGGCACGCAGTATAAAGAGGAGTGTGAGTGCACTGATGGACGTCCCAGAATCCCTCAGGATGCGCAGCAATAA
- the LOC128362956 gene encoding nuclear cap-binding protein subunit 1 gives MSRRRHSEESDGGQAHKRRRTSEPIEIEDRLESLICRVGEKSTSSLESNLEGLAGVLEADLPNYKNKILRILCAVARLLPEKLTVYTTLVGLLNARNYNFGGEFVEAMIRQLKETLKNNLYNEAVYLVRFLSDLVNCHVIAAPSMVAMFENFVSVTQEEDVPQVRSDWFVYVVLSCLPWVGKELYEKKDVEMDRLLSQIEGYLKRRVKTHVPMLQVWTAEKPHPQEEYLDCLWAQIQKLKKDRWQERHILRPYIAFDSVLCEALQHNLPPFTPPGHMPDAQYPMPRVVFRMFDYTDAPEGPVMPGSHSVERYVIEENLHCIIKTHWKERKTCAAQLLSYPGKNKIPLNYHIVEVIFGELFQLPVPPHIDVMYTTLLIELCKLQPGSLPQVLAQATEMLYMRLDTMNTICIDRLINWFSHHLSNFQFRWSWDDWSDCLTVDLDRPKPKFVKEVLEKSMRLSYHQRIVDIVPPTFSALIPAEPIFIYKYADETASLLPGYPVSITVGNAIKNRASNEEILAILKEVPNPNQEDDDDEGEAFNPMKIDVFLQTLLHLAAKSFSHSFSALGKFHEILKNLTSNDEGKLHILKVVYEAWRNHPQMIAVLVDKMVRTQIVDCAAVANWLFSQDMAHEFTRLFIWEILHSTIRKMNKHVQKIQKELEEAKDKLEKQQHKRRDSGDEEDMDKNSEDEEGQLEEQIDRLQEKVESAQSEQKNLFLVIFQRFIMLLTEHLVRCETGSVDISTPWYKNCIERLQQIFLMHHVTIQQYMGTLENLLFTAELDHHILAVYQQFCALQL, from the exons ATGTCCCGGCGACGCCATAGCGAAGAGAGTGACG gAGGTCAGGCCCACAAACGGAGGAGAACTTCGGAGCCCATTGAGATTGAAGATCGACTGGAGTCTCTGATATGTCGTGTGGGAGAAAAG AGCACATCGTCCCTGGAGAGCAACCTGGAGGGTCTCGCTGGCGTTTTGGAGGCAGATCTTccaaactacaaaaacaaaatccttCGCATTTTATGTGCTGT TGCTCGCCTCCTCCCTGAGAAGCTGACGGTGTACACAACTTTAGTCGGCCTCCTCAATGCCAGGAATTACAACTTTGGGGGCGAGTTTGTGGAGGCGATGATCAGACAGCTCAAGGAGACGCTGAAAAACAACTTGTACAACGAAGCCGTTTACTTG gTACGTTTTCTGTCTGATTTGGTCAACTGCCATGTGATTGCTGCTCCCTCCATGGTGGCCATGTTTGAAAACTTTGTCAGTGTTACTCAAGAGGAAGATGTGCCACAG GTTCGGTCGGACTGGTTTGTGTACGTGGTGCTGTCCTGCCTGCCGTGGGTCGGTAAGGAGCTTTATGAGAAGAAGGACGTTGAGATGGACCGACTCCTTAGCCAAATCGAAGGATACCTCAA GAGGAGAGTAAAGACTCACGTTCCCATGCTGCAGGTGTGGACAGCAGAGAAGCCTCACCCACAAGAGGAG TACCTGGACTGCCTCTGGGCCCAGATTCAGAAGCTAAAGAAAGACCGCTGGCAGGAGCGCCACATCCTTCGTCCATACATCGCCTTCGACAGCGTGCTGTGCGAAGCCCTGCAACACAACCTGCCCCCCTTCACCCCTCCTGGACACATGCCAGACGCCCAGTACCCCATGCCCCGGGTCGTCTTCCGCATGTTCGACTACACCGATGCCCCAGAG GGTCCCGTTATGCCTGGCAGCCATTCTGTGGAGAGATATGTCATTGAAGAAAACCTGCACTGTATCATCAAGACTCactggaaagagaggaaaacctg TGCTGCCCAGTTACTCAGCTATCCGGGGAAAAACAAGATTCCACTCAACTATCACATCGTGGAG gtgATCTTTGGGGAACTTTTCCAGTTGCCCGTTCCTCCTCACATTGACGTCATGTACACCACTCTGCTTATTGAACTCTGCAAACTGCAGCCAGGATCATTGCCCCAAGTT TTGGCTCAAGCCACAGAGATGCTCTACATGAGGCTGGACACCATGAACACCATCTGCATAGACAG acttatCAACTGGTTTTCTCATCATTTGAGCAACTTCCAGTTTCGATGGAGCTGGGACGACTG GTCTGACTGTTTGACCGTGGATCTAGATAGGCCCAAGCCCAAGTTCGTCAAAGAGGTTCTGGAGAAGAGTATGAG ACTTTCGTACCATCAGAGGATAGTGGACATCGTCCCTCCAACCTTCTCGGCCCTCATTCCAGCTGAGCCCATCTTCATTTACAAATACGCAGATGAAACCGCTT CTTTGTTACCAGGTTATCCCGTATCCATCACCGTTGGCAACGCCATCAAGAACCGAGCGTCCAACGAAGAGATCCTGGCCATCCTCAAGGAAGTGCCCAACCCCAACCAGGAGGATGACGATG atGAAGGAGAGGCTTTTAACCCCATGAAGATCGACGTGTTCTTACAGACTCTTCTTCATCTAGCAGCCAAATCCTTCAGTCACTCCTTCAGCGCCCTCGGCAA GTTCCATGAGATCCTGAAGAACCTGACGTCCAACGACGAGGGGAAGCTGCACATCCTCAAGGTGGTGTACGAAGCGTGGAGGAACCACCCGCAG ATGATCGCCGTGTTGGTGGATAAAATGGTTCGGACGCAGATCGTGGACTGTGCTGCTGTGGCCAACTGGCTCTTCTCTCAGGACATGGCTCACGAGTTCACCAG ACTTTTCATCTGGGAGATTCTGCACTCGACCATCCGTAAGATGAACAAACACGTCCAGAAGATCcagaaggagctggaggaggcgaAGGACAAGCTGGAGAAACAGCAGCACAAGAGG AGGGACAGCGGAGACGAAGAGGACATGGACAAGAACAGCGAGGACGAGGAGGGTCAGCTGGAGGAGCAGATCGATAGGCTACAGGAGAAGGTAGAGTCGGCTCAGAGCGAACAGAAGAACCTCTTCCTCGTCATCTTCCAG CGTTTCATCATGCTGCTGACGGAGCATCTGGTCCGCTGTGAGACGGGCAGCGTGGACATCAGCACGCCTTGGTACAAAAACTGTATCGAGAGGCTGCAGCAGATCTTCCTCATG CACCATGTGACCATCCAGCAGTACATGGGAACCCTGGAGAACCTGCTGTTCACCGCCGAGCTTGACCACCACATCCTGGCCGTTTACCAGCAGTTCTGCGCCCTGCagctctga